The Alkalilimnicola sp. S0819 DNA segment CATCGGCTTCGCGCTAGGCAGTCTGTTGCTCTTGGTGGGCACGGTGTGGCTCGCCCTGCGTGCCCGCCGCCAACCTATGCGCACCGGGCGCGAGCAGTTGCAGGGGGCCGAAGCGGTGGCCCTGGAAGCCTTCGCCGAGGAGGGCTGGGTGCGTCTGCACGGGGAACGCTGGTGGGCGCGCAGCGCCGTGCCAGTGCGTCAGGGGCAACGGCTGCGGGTTGTCGGTGGCGAAGGCCTGGAAGTCGTGGTAGAACCGATCCCCACTGAATTCCCCCAGGAGTCGTGAACGACTATGCAGGTAGACCCGGAAGCCCTGAGCCGCATTCAGGAACTGCTGGCCCAGGCCGGCGAGCTGGATCTCAATGAACCCACTGCCATGACGCTGGCCACCGCCGGCGCCGACGGCCGGCCCACGGCCCGCATCGTGTTGCTCAAACAGGCCGACGAGCGCGGTTTCGTCTTCTATACCAATAGCCGGAGTCGCAAGGGGCGCAACCTGGCCGAGAACCCCTGGGCGGCGCTGTGCCTGTTCTGGCAACCGCTGATGCGCCAGGTGCTCATAGAAGGGCGGGTGGAACCGGTCAGCGAGGCCGAATCCGACGCCTATTGGGCACACCGGCCGCGGAGCAGCCAGATCGGTGCCTGGGCCTCGGAACAGTCCGAGCCCTTGGCCGACCGGGAGACCCTGGAGCGGCGCACCGCCGAATTCGAGCAGCGCTTTGCCGGTGTGGCTGTGCCCCGCCCGCCCCACTGGGGTGGATACCTGCTGCGCCCCGAACTGATCGAATTCTGGGTTTCACGCCCTGGGCGGCTCCACGAGCGTCAGCGTTATACCCTGGTGGACGGTGCCTGGCAGCAGAGCCTGGTCTACCCCTGAGAGATCTCCCGCGGTACGGCTTTGCTCAGTCTTCCAGCAAGGGCATCAGGCGATGCTTGTCCTCGTCCATGACCATGCGCCCTGGCTGCAACAGGTGGAAATTCAGCCCCAGCTCGCTCGCTTTCTGCTCCCAGTGGCGACGCACGGCCTCCACGCCCGCGGGGCTCAGCGGGTACTCGTGGCCCAGATACAGCACCTCGCCGTCGGCGCTTTGCGCGTAGACGGTGTGGGCCACCGGGCCTAGCGCGCCCAGGCTGTGTTCGGTGAGGGTGAGAAAAGCCGCCTGGGGCAGTTGCGCCGCGTCGATGTGCAGCCGTTCGCTGAAATAGGAGTCATCCGCGGGCGAGGCAAGCGTTTGGGCCCGCCCCAGCGCACTATCGGCGCACTGCTCGCTCAGTGCCGGGTCGGGCTTGATCAGTTCCACGCTCAGGCCATGGGCCTGCAGGCCGGCCAGGAATTGGCGTTGGCGCTGCAACCAGCGCTTGTAGCCTTCCAGCGTCCCGCCGGCTTGCGCCAGCCACTGGGCGGGCGTGTAATAAACACTGAGAATGTGCCCGCCGTCGCGCAAGAACAGATTGCCTGTTTCCAGCTCCACCCGTTCCTGGCCCTGGGGACGGAAAAGCGCGCCCTCCAGCAGGGTCCATAAGCCCCCGAAACCGGCGTGTTCCAGTTGCAGCTTCAGCAAGGCGCAAAGATCGTTGAACGTGGCGTAGGCGAGATTCTCCGGCTGCAGCCCGAATTGCTCGCGTATCACCTGCTCGGTGGCAAAGCCGGCGCGACCCTTCTCCAGTAGTTCGGCCTCCAGCTTGCGCTCCATGGCGTCCATGGCCTGGGAGTCGCCGAGCAGCAGGAAGGGGATCACCAGCATGGGCCCGGCGCCGGGCTGGCGGGCGGGCGCCAGGTCGGAGATGGGGAAATGGCCGCCGGGCGCGCCCAGCGCCATCAGCTGGGGCACGAAGGGTCCGCCCTGCAGGCTGCCGCGATAAAGCTCCATGAGGGTTTCCACCAGGGGCAGCCCGGGGCGCAGTATCTCGGTCAGATCGTATAGGCCGCCGATCAGGGCCAGGCCGTATTGGTCCACAGGCCCCAGGATGCGCTTGAGATCTTCCGCGAGGGCCCAGCCGAGTTTCTCGGCGGCGATGGGGTCCAGGGGGGGCGGCGGGCGCTGGCCGGATGCGGAGGCGTCCAGGGATAGTTCCACGGTGAGAACCGCTGGGCAGGCGGAGAGGCTGGGGTTAAGGCTGTGCATGGTGCGCGCGTCCTGTGGGTGAGAGCGGTCGACACTATAACGCCGGTGCCCACGCTTCCCAAGGCAGACACTGATCAATTCACGAAAGCCACTGCGGCAACGCTATCGCGAGCCGGCGGTTTGTTTCTTGATTTTTTTATTTATAAATCATTAAAATAGAAAGTCACTTCAATTGGCTGGAGTGTATCGAAAATCGTTGGGTGAGCCTTTGGCTCGCCATATTTGGGCTAAGCCCGGAATAAGGATAAAGGAGTATTCATGGATCTTTCCAAGTACAGTTTGGAAGAGCTGCGCGAGCTGCAAAAAGACCTGGAACGGGAGCTGCGCGCCCGCCGCAAGGAAGAGGCGCGTCGCGCGCAGAAGGAATTGAAGGAAGTGGCCGAAAAGTACGGCTTCAGCCTGAGCGACCTGGTGGGCGCCAGCCCGGCGCGCACCACCGCCAAGGGCAAGCCGCGCTTTCGTCACCCGGATGACGCGAGCAAGACCTGGTCCGGCCGGGGCCGCAAGCCCTTCTGGATCAAGGACTGGGAAGCCAGTGGCCGTTCCCTGAGCGAACTGGCCATCGACTGAGCATCCCTCGGTCATTGACTGCCCCCCGGCAGGAGCGGCCAGAGCTGCTGCTGCAGGGGGGCAGACTCACTTGCGCAGTCCAGTGCCTCGGTTCAACAGATACAGGCAAAAACCGCCCAGCAGCACGATGAACAGCAGGATGATGCTGTAGGCGACACGGATATCGATGTCCGATGCGCCCAGAATGCCGTAGCGAAAGCCATTGACCATGTAGAGGATGGGGTTCAGGTGCGACACCCGCTCCCAGAACGGGGGCAGCAGCGAGATGGAATAGAAGACGCCGCCCAGATAGGTCAGTGGGGTCAGTACGAAGGTGGGGACGATGGCGATGTCATCGAACTTGCGCCCGAACAGGGCGTTGAGGAACCCGCCCAGCGAGAACAATATCGCGGTGAGCAGTACCACCGAGAGGGTGATCCACGGATTGTGGATACGCAGGTCGGTGAAGAACAAGGCCACCAGCGTGACGATCAGGCCCACCAGTAGTCCCCGCCCCACGCCGCCGGCCAGATAGCCCAGCAGGATGAAGAAATTCGGTGTCGGCGAGACCAGGATTTCCTCGATGTGGCTCTGGAATTTCGCCCCGAAGAAGGACGAGGCCACATTGGCGTAGGAGTTGGTGATGACCGCCATCATAATGATGCCAGGGGCGATGAATTCGATGTAGGAATAGCCGTCCATGGGGCCGATGCGTGGGCCGATCAGGCTGCCGAAGATGACGAAGTACAGCGTCATGGTGATCGCCGGGGGCAGCAGGGTCTGCGCCCAGATGCGCATGTATCGGTGGGTCTCCTTGAGCACCAGGGTGCCCAGGGCTATCAGGTTGCTGCGCAATTGCTGGTTTTGATTCATGCGCCGGCGCCTCCGCTGTGTTCGGTCTTGTCCGCGGCGAGCAGCCGCACGAACATTTCTTCCAGGCGGTTGGACTTGTTCTTCATGCTGCCCACGTACACGCCGCGCTCGGCGAGGCGCGCGAACAGCTCCGTGAGGCTCTGCCCCGGGCCCACCTCGGCCTCCAGGGTGCTGTCGTCGAGCCGGCGCAGGGAGTAGCCCTCCACCTGGGGCGGTTCCGCCAGCGCGGCCTGCAGATCGAGAATGAAACTGT contains these protein-coding regions:
- a CDS encoding H-NS family nucleoid-associated regulatory protein, which codes for MDLSKYSLEELRELQKDLERELRARRKEEARRAQKELKEVAEKYGFSLSDLVGASPARTTAKGKPRFRHPDDASKTWSGRGRKPFWIKDWEASGRSLSELAID
- a CDS encoding ABC transporter permease, producing MNQNQQLRSNLIALGTLVLKETHRYMRIWAQTLLPPAITMTLYFVIFGSLIGPRIGPMDGYSYIEFIAPGIIMMAVITNSYANVASSFFGAKFQSHIEEILVSPTPNFFILLGYLAGGVGRGLLVGLIVTLVALFFTDLRIHNPWITLSVVLLTAILFSLGGFLNALFGRKFDDIAIVPTFVLTPLTYLGGVFYSISLLPPFWERVSHLNPILYMVNGFRYGILGASDIDIRVAYSIILLFIVLLGGFCLYLLNRGTGLRK
- the pdxH gene encoding pyridoxamine 5'-phosphate oxidase; protein product: MQVDPEALSRIQELLAQAGELDLNEPTAMTLATAGADGRPTARIVLLKQADERGFVFYTNSRSRKGRNLAENPWAALCLFWQPLMRQVLIEGRVEPVSEAESDAYWAHRPRSSQIGAWASEQSEPLADRETLERRTAEFEQRFAGVAVPRPPHWGGYLLRPELIEFWVSRPGRLHERQRYTLVDGAWQQSLVYP